A single Hippocampus zosterae strain Florida chromosome 17, ASM2543408v3, whole genome shotgun sequence DNA region contains:
- the rad23aa gene encoding RAD23 homolog A, nucleotide excision repair protein a, with translation MQITLKTLQQQTIQIEIDPEQTVKALKEKIEAERGKDNFPVSGQKLIYAGKILQDDTQIKDYKIDEKNFVVVMVSKAKTAAAAATPPASEASKTPAQDCGSTSSGPTSTPTSTPAPTSTPAAVLTPPEEVKEEPSVTATETPQPASSSGGSQGLDASSALVTGAEYEAMLTEIMSMGYERERVVAALRASFNNPHRAVEYLLTGLPSSPIQDTNPPAHTPASGPAEAPSLAEGENPLAFLRTQPQFLHMRQAIQQNPAMLPALLQQLGRENPQLLQQISQHQELFIQMLNEPVGEGGEAPEVGEIGAAGEEGAPVNYIQVTPQEKEAIERLKALGFPEALVIQAYFACEKNENLAANFLLNQGLEDD, from the exons ATGCAAATCACACTAAAAACACTGCAACAGCAGACCATTCAAATTGAGATAGATCCCGAACAAACG GTGAAGGCCTTAAAAGAGAAGATAGAAGCAGAAAGGGgaaaagacaattttcctgtgtctgGACAGAAGCTGATATATGCTGGAAAAATTCTTCAAGATGACACGCAAATTAAGGACTATAAAATTGATGAGAAGAATTTTGTTGTAGTCATGGTGTCCAAG GCTAAGACAGCAGCTGCTGCCGCCACACCTCCTGCTTCCGAAGCATCAAAAACTCCAGCCCAGGATTGTGGTTCCACATCATCAGGCCCCACTTCAACCCCAACCTCGACCCCAGCCCCAACATCCACCCCTGCAGCTGTCCTCACCCCCCCGGAGGAGGTTAAGGAAGAGCCAAGTGTTACAGCAACAGAAACCCCTCAACCAGCCAG TTCCAGCGGAGGGAGCCAAGGTTTGGATGCCTCTTCTGCGCTGG TGACAGGCGCAGAGTATGAAGCAATGCTGACAGAGATCATGTCCATGGGCTACGAGAGGGAGAGAGTGGTGGCGGCACTTCGGGCGAGCTTCAACAACCCTCACAGAGCCGTGGAGTACCTTCTCACT GGTCTCCCGAGCAGCCCGATCCAGGACACGAATCCCCCGGCGCACACGCCAGCATCCGGACCCGCAGAAGCGCCGTCTCTAGCGGAAG GGGAGAACCCCCTCGCATTCCTGCGGACTCAGCCCCAATTCCTTCACATGAGGCAGGCTATCCAGCAGAACCCGGCCATGCTCCCGGCTCTTCTGCAACAGCTTGGCAGGGAAAACCCGCAACTCTTGCAg caaATCAGTCAGCACCAGGAGCTGTTCATCCAAATGTTGAACGAGCCAGTGGGCGAGGGCGGGGAGGCGCCAGAAGTCGGCGAGATAGGGGCGGCGGGTGAGGAGGGTGCGCCCGTCAACTATATCCAAGTCACACCTCAGGAGAAGGAAGCCATTGAGAGG CTAAAAGCACTCGGCTTCCCCGAGGCGCTCGTCATCCAGGCCTACTTCGCCTGCGAGAAGAACGAGAACCTGGCCGCCAACTTCCTCCTCAACCAGGGCCTGGAAGACGACTGA
- the traf7 gene encoding E3 ubiquitin-protein ligase TRAF7 isoform X2 — MEASFGPTFAAVAAGAKETSSTYKQHRRTPSSSSTLTYSPRDDDDGMPPIGTPRRSDSAISVRSLHSESNMSLRSTFSLHEEEEDMEPQVFAEQPSVKLCCQLCCNVFKDPVITTCGHTFCRRCALTSDKCPVDAAKLTVVVNNIAVAEQIGELFIHCKYGCRAAGGGAGVGAGGASNTAVAGKPGAYEVDPVGCPFTIKLSARKEHEATCDYRPVRCPNNPSCPPLLTMNLEAHLKECEHIKCPHSKYGCTFIGNQDTYETHLEMCKFEGLKEFLQQTDDRFHEMQLTLAQKDQDIAFLRSMLGKLSEKLDQLEKNLELKFDMLDENQSKLGEDLMEFRRDASMLNDELSHINARLNMGILGSYDPQQIFKCKGTFVGHQGPVWCLCVYSTGDLLFSGSSDKTIKVWDTCTTYKCQKTLEGHDGIVLALCIQGNRLYSGSADCTIIVWDIQTLQKVNTIRAHDNPVCTLVSSHNMLFSGSLKAIKVWDIVGTELKLKKELTGLNHWVRALVASQNHLYSGSYQTIKIWDIRSLECVHVLQTSGGSVYSIAVTNHHIVCGTYENLIHVWDIESKEQVRTLTGHVGTVYALAVISTPDQTKVFSASYDRSLRVWSMDNMICTQTLLRHQGSVTALAVSRGRLFSGAVDSTVKVWTC; from the exons ATGGAGGCGTCTTTCGGTCCAACCTTCGCAGCCGTGGCTGCGGGAGCTAAAG AAACATCCAGCACTTATAAACAACATAGAAGAACTCCATCATCTTCCAGCACCTTGACCTACTCTCCTCGAGATGATGATGACGGAATG CCGCCCATCGGTACCCCTCGAAGGTCCGATTCGGCCATCTCAGTGCGGTCTCTCCATTCCGAGTCCAACATGTCTCTGCGGTCTACTTTCTCTCTGCacgaagaggaggaagacatg GAGCCGCAGGTATTTGCAGAACAGCCGTCCGTCAAACTGTGCTGCCAGTTGTGCTGCAACGTTTTCAAGGACCCCGTGATCACCACTTGTGGG cACACCTTCTGCAGACGATGCGCCTTGACCTCAG ACAAGTGTCCCGTGGATGCGGCCAAGCTGACGGTGGTGGTCAACAACATCGCAGTCGCCGAGCAGATCGGCGAGCTTTTCATTCACTGTAAATACGGCTGCAGGGCCGCCGGCGGTGGCGCCGGCGTGGGTGCGGGCGGGGCCTCCAACACCGCCGTGGCGGGGAAGCCCGGAGCGTACGAGGTGGACCCAGTGGGCTGCCCTTTCACCATCAAACTATCCGCACGCAA AGAACACGAAGCCACTTGCGACTACAGGCCCGTGCGCTGCCCCAACAACCCCTCCTGCCCCCCGCTGCTCACCATGAACCTGGAGGCGCACCTGAAAGAATGTGAGCACATCAAGTGTCCCCATTCAAAATATGG GTGTACTTTCATTGGCAACCAGGACACGTATGAAACCCACCTGGAGATGTGTAAATTTGAAGGCCTGAAGGAGTTTCTGCAGCAGACCGATGACAG ATTCCATGAGATGCAGCTGACTTTAGCTCAGAAGGACCAAGACATTGCTTTTCTGCGCTCCATGTTGGGCAAACTGTCGGAGAAATTAGatcagctggaaaaaaaccTGGAGCTCAAATTCG ACATGCTGGATGAGAATCAGAGTAAGCTGGGGGAGGACCTCATGGAATTTCGCAGGGATGCTTCCATGCTCAAC GACGAGCTTTCCCACATCAACGCGAGACTCAACATGGGAATCTTGGGCT CTTATGACCCCCAGCAGATTTTCAAGTGCAAAGGCACTTTTGTCGGCCACCAGGGACCCGTTTGGTGTCTTTGTGTCTACTCCACCGGAGACTTGCTCTTTTCTGGCTCCTCAGACAAGACCATCAAG GTCTGGGACACGTGCACCACCTACAAATGTCAGAAAACCTTGGAAGGACACGACGGCATCGTGCTGGCGCTCTGCATCCAGGG AAACCGCCTCTACAGCGGCTCTGCGGACTGCACCATCATT GTGTGGGACATCCAGACCCTGCAGAAAGTCAACACCATCCGTGCCCACGACAACCCCGTTTGTACGCTGGTCTCCTCCCACAACATGCTCTTCAGCGGCTCCCTCAAGGCCATTAAG GTGTGGGACATTGTGGGGACGGAgttgaagctgaagaaggagttgaCCGGACTGAATCACTGGGTCAGAGCGCTGGTGGCCTCCCAGAACCACCTGTACAGCGGATCATATCAGACCATCAAG ATTTGGGACATTCGCTCTTTGGAGTGCGTCCACGTCTTGCAGACCAGCGGGGGCAGCGTCTACTCCATCGCCGTCACCAATCATCACATCGTCTGCGGCACCTACGAAAACCTCATTCAC GTGTGGGACATTGAGTCCAAAGAGCAGGTGCGGACCCTGACGGGTCACGTGGGGACAGTTTACGCTCTCGCCGTCATCTCCACGCCCGACCAGACCAAAGTGTTCAGTGCCTCCTACGACCGTTCGCTGAGG GTGTGGAGCATGGACAACATGATCTGCACCCAGACTCTGCTGAGACATCAGGGCAGCGTCACGGCTCTGGCTGTGTCCCGAGGTCGCCTTTTCTCCGGCGCGGTGGACAGCACGGTGAAG GTGTGGACGTGCTGA
- the traf7 gene encoding E3 ubiquitin-protein ligase TRAF7 isoform X1, producing MEASFGPTFAAVAAGAKAETSSTYKQHRRTPSSSSTLTYSPRDDDDGMPPIGTPRRSDSAISVRSLHSESNMSLRSTFSLHEEEEDMEPQVFAEQPSVKLCCQLCCNVFKDPVITTCGHTFCRRCALTSDKCPVDAAKLTVVVNNIAVAEQIGELFIHCKYGCRAAGGGAGVGAGGASNTAVAGKPGAYEVDPVGCPFTIKLSARKEHEATCDYRPVRCPNNPSCPPLLTMNLEAHLKECEHIKCPHSKYGCTFIGNQDTYETHLEMCKFEGLKEFLQQTDDRFHEMQLTLAQKDQDIAFLRSMLGKLSEKLDQLEKNLELKFDMLDENQSKLGEDLMEFRRDASMLNDELSHINARLNMGILGSYDPQQIFKCKGTFVGHQGPVWCLCVYSTGDLLFSGSSDKTIKVWDTCTTYKCQKTLEGHDGIVLALCIQGNRLYSGSADCTIIVWDIQTLQKVNTIRAHDNPVCTLVSSHNMLFSGSLKAIKVWDIVGTELKLKKELTGLNHWVRALVASQNHLYSGSYQTIKIWDIRSLECVHVLQTSGGSVYSIAVTNHHIVCGTYENLIHVWDIESKEQVRTLTGHVGTVYALAVISTPDQTKVFSASYDRSLRVWSMDNMICTQTLLRHQGSVTALAVSRGRLFSGAVDSTVKVWTC from the exons ATGGAGGCGTCTTTCGGTCCAACCTTCGCAGCCGTGGCTGCGGGAGCTAAAG CAGAAACATCCAGCACTTATAAACAACATAGAAGAACTCCATCATCTTCCAGCACCTTGACCTACTCTCCTCGAGATGATGATGACGGAATG CCGCCCATCGGTACCCCTCGAAGGTCCGATTCGGCCATCTCAGTGCGGTCTCTCCATTCCGAGTCCAACATGTCTCTGCGGTCTACTTTCTCTCTGCacgaagaggaggaagacatg GAGCCGCAGGTATTTGCAGAACAGCCGTCCGTCAAACTGTGCTGCCAGTTGTGCTGCAACGTTTTCAAGGACCCCGTGATCACCACTTGTGGG cACACCTTCTGCAGACGATGCGCCTTGACCTCAG ACAAGTGTCCCGTGGATGCGGCCAAGCTGACGGTGGTGGTCAACAACATCGCAGTCGCCGAGCAGATCGGCGAGCTTTTCATTCACTGTAAATACGGCTGCAGGGCCGCCGGCGGTGGCGCCGGCGTGGGTGCGGGCGGGGCCTCCAACACCGCCGTGGCGGGGAAGCCCGGAGCGTACGAGGTGGACCCAGTGGGCTGCCCTTTCACCATCAAACTATCCGCACGCAA AGAACACGAAGCCACTTGCGACTACAGGCCCGTGCGCTGCCCCAACAACCCCTCCTGCCCCCCGCTGCTCACCATGAACCTGGAGGCGCACCTGAAAGAATGTGAGCACATCAAGTGTCCCCATTCAAAATATGG GTGTACTTTCATTGGCAACCAGGACACGTATGAAACCCACCTGGAGATGTGTAAATTTGAAGGCCTGAAGGAGTTTCTGCAGCAGACCGATGACAG ATTCCATGAGATGCAGCTGACTTTAGCTCAGAAGGACCAAGACATTGCTTTTCTGCGCTCCATGTTGGGCAAACTGTCGGAGAAATTAGatcagctggaaaaaaaccTGGAGCTCAAATTCG ACATGCTGGATGAGAATCAGAGTAAGCTGGGGGAGGACCTCATGGAATTTCGCAGGGATGCTTCCATGCTCAAC GACGAGCTTTCCCACATCAACGCGAGACTCAACATGGGAATCTTGGGCT CTTATGACCCCCAGCAGATTTTCAAGTGCAAAGGCACTTTTGTCGGCCACCAGGGACCCGTTTGGTGTCTTTGTGTCTACTCCACCGGAGACTTGCTCTTTTCTGGCTCCTCAGACAAGACCATCAAG GTCTGGGACACGTGCACCACCTACAAATGTCAGAAAACCTTGGAAGGACACGACGGCATCGTGCTGGCGCTCTGCATCCAGGG AAACCGCCTCTACAGCGGCTCTGCGGACTGCACCATCATT GTGTGGGACATCCAGACCCTGCAGAAAGTCAACACCATCCGTGCCCACGACAACCCCGTTTGTACGCTGGTCTCCTCCCACAACATGCTCTTCAGCGGCTCCCTCAAGGCCATTAAG GTGTGGGACATTGTGGGGACGGAgttgaagctgaagaaggagttgaCCGGACTGAATCACTGGGTCAGAGCGCTGGTGGCCTCCCAGAACCACCTGTACAGCGGATCATATCAGACCATCAAG ATTTGGGACATTCGCTCTTTGGAGTGCGTCCACGTCTTGCAGACCAGCGGGGGCAGCGTCTACTCCATCGCCGTCACCAATCATCACATCGTCTGCGGCACCTACGAAAACCTCATTCAC GTGTGGGACATTGAGTCCAAAGAGCAGGTGCGGACCCTGACGGGTCACGTGGGGACAGTTTACGCTCTCGCCGTCATCTCCACGCCCGACCAGACCAAAGTGTTCAGTGCCTCCTACGACCGTTCGCTGAGG GTGTGGAGCATGGACAACATGATCTGCACCCAGACTCTGCTGAGACATCAGGGCAGCGTCACGGCTCTGGCTGTGTCCCGAGGTCGCCTTTTCTCCGGCGCGGTGGACAGCACGGTGAAG GTGTGGACGTGCTGA
- the gng13b gene encoding guanine nucleotide-binding protein G(I)/G(S)/G(O) subunit gamma-13b encodes MDEMDLPQMKKEVESLKYQLAFKREKSSKTVTDLVKWIEDGVPEDPFLNPELMKNNPWVEKGKCILL; translated from the exons ATGGATGAGATGGACCTGCCCCAGATGAAGAAGGAGGTGGAGAGCCTCAAGTACCAGTTGGCTTTCAAAAGAGAGAAGTCCTCCAAAACCGTGACAGA CTTGGTGAAGTGGATCGAAGACGGCGTCCCGGAGGATCCGTTCCTGAACCCGGAGCTGATGAAGAACAACCCGTGGGTGGAGAAGGGAAAATGCATTCTTCTGTAG